The nucleotide sequence CGATGTATATGCAATTTATCGATCCATCAAAAAGGTATGCCGATATCATCGTGCCCGGCGGTGGGATGAATGAAGTGGCGATCGATTTGTTAAAGGTTAAGATTCAAAGTCTGCTGGCCCAGGGGGAAGCGGAAGAAAGAGCGGCGCGGGCGAAGCAATCCGCAAACAAAAAGAAGAAAAAGAAAAAGAATCCGCCGGCCGGCGCCGAAAAGTCCAACCGGAGACCGGCGTCATGAGCCACGACCTGCCGCGCAATACCGGATGGATCGAGGTGATTTGTGGAAGTATGTTCAGCGGCAAGACCGAGGAACTGATCCGCCGCCTCAGGCGCGCGCAGATCGCCAAGCAGCGGGTCAAGATATACAAACCCGTGTTGGACGACCGTTATGCCGCCGATTATCTTGTTTCCCACAGCCAGATAAAGATTCCATCGATCGCCATCCACAAACCACAAGAGATATTGGAAGGCGCGGAGGAGGCGGATGTTTTGGGGATCGATGAAGCGCAGTTCTTTGATGATTCGCTCGTCTCGGTTTGCGAGTATCTCGCTGATCAGGGAAAGCGTGTCATTGTCGCCGGATTGGATCAGGATTACCGCGCCGAACCCTTCGACCCGATGCCGCAGCTTCTGGCCGTTGCAGAGTATATCACAAAAACCCTGGCGATTTGCGTTGTCTGCGGGAATCCGGCCAATCGGACGCAGCGCCTCAGCGGCGGATCTGAGCGCATTGTCGTTGGGGCCACGCAGTTGTACGAGGCCCGCTGCCGCCGATGCTTCAAACCACCGGGCAAGGATGAGGCGGAGCTGGTGGAGCGCAAGGATTCCAAGCAAGGATCTTCCAAGACAGAACGGGAGGAAAAATAATGAAGCGGTGGGCAATGGGTTTCTTGACGGCCGGGCTCGTTCTGTCGGTTCTTGGCTGCGGTGGGGATTCAAAAAAGGCTGTCGAATCGAAGATTCACGTCGGTCTTGTCTTTGATGTCGGCGGTTTGGGCGACAAATCGTTTAATGACAGCGCCCATCAGGGTCTGCTTCGCGCGAGAGATGAATTGGGTGTTAGTTTTGTATACCTCGAACCGGGAGAGGGGAGTGATCGCGAGGAAGCCCTGCGGATGATGGCCACCGGGGATGCCGACATTATCTTCGGTATCGGTTTTCTCTTCACCGATGATATCACAAACGTCGCCAATGAA is from Candidatus Eisenbacteria bacterium and encodes:
- a CDS encoding thymidine kinase; translation: MSHDLPRNTGWIEVICGSMFSGKTEELIRRLRRAQIAKQRVKIYKPVLDDRYAADYLVSHSQIKIPSIAIHKPQEILEGAEEADVLGIDEAQFFDDSLVSVCEYLADQGKRVIVAGLDQDYRAEPFDPMPQLLAVAEYITKTLAICVVCGNPANRTQRLSGGSERIVVGATQLYEARCRRCFKPPGKDEAELVERKDSKQGSSKTEREEK